One segment of Rhodopirellula bahusiensis DNA contains the following:
- a CDS encoding transposase, with product MSGKKNSPVEWAYYDTKCDVLESRRNLPHLDMNGVLTFVTFRLADSMPKQVVQRWHAEIENWLQQNGLDDWSVDQVLQSPAVDPSIKRELRFHKNRRWHGHLDDCHGDCCLRDMTARDVVAKSLRFFDGERYDLERFVIMPNHVHVLLQMQDGFLLRNQLREVLRFSAREINRQLGRRGSLWQSEPFDHIVRSPEQFEYLQGYIDRNPSNARLNESEFTLWTRE from the coding sequence ATGAGTGGCAAGAAAAATTCGCCGGTCGAATGGGCTTACTACGACACAAAGTGTGATGTCTTGGAGTCTCGTCGCAATCTCCCGCATCTCGATATGAATGGGGTTCTGACCTTCGTTACATTTCGTCTTGCCGATTCGATGCCGAAGCAGGTGGTTCAACGTTGGCACGCAGAGATCGAAAATTGGCTTCAGCAGAATGGGCTGGATGATTGGTCCGTTGATCAGGTGTTGCAATCACCAGCGGTTGATCCATCTATCAAGCGAGAGTTGAGGTTTCACAAGAATCGTCGATGGCATGGTCACCTGGACGACTGTCATGGAGATTGCTGTTTACGCGACATGACGGCACGCGATGTCGTTGCGAAGTCACTGCGGTTTTTCGATGGTGAGCGTTATGACCTCGAGCGGTTCGTGATCATGCCCAATCACGTGCATGTTTTGCTTCAGATGCAAGATGGTTTCTTGCTTCGAAACCAACTACGAGAGGTACTGAGGTTTTCGGCGCGAGAGATCAATCGCCAATTGGGGCGTCGAGGGAGTTTGTGGCAAAGCGAACCGTTTGACCACATCGTTCGCAGTCCCGAACAGTTCGAATATCTGCAAGGCTACATCGACCGCAATCCGTCCAACGCTCGCCTAAACGAGTCGGAATTCACACTCTGGACTCGTGAATGA
- a CDS encoding GNAT family N-acetyltransferase: MDEVTVRQSTPLDALAIHALMRPFVSQHLLLSRTEAEIIELTRHGYVAMVEPRCIGFAAIEVYSPKLAELQCLAVHPEAQRLGLGRKLVGHCIERARTLGVMEILAISSSEDFLKSCGFDYSLPDQKKALFCQLRPRNFDDN, translated from the coding sequence ATGGACGAAGTGACCGTGCGGCAATCAACTCCGTTGGACGCCCTCGCCATCCACGCTTTGATGCGTCCGTTTGTTTCGCAGCACCTGCTGCTCTCTCGCACCGAAGCCGAGATCATCGAACTGACTCGCCACGGTTATGTCGCCATGGTCGAGCCACGCTGCATTGGTTTTGCCGCGATCGAGGTCTACAGCCCGAAGCTGGCCGAACTGCAATGTTTGGCCGTGCACCCCGAGGCTCAACGTTTGGGCTTGGGTCGCAAGCTGGTCGGTCACTGCATCGAACGAGCCCGCACGCTCGGGGTGATGGAAATTCTCGCGATCAGCTCCTCCGAAGACTTCCTCAAATCATGTGGCTTCGACTATTCGTTGCCCGACCAGAAGAAAGCCTTGTTCTGCCAACTCCGCCCTCGCAACTTCGATGACAACTGA
- a CDS encoding M42 family metallopeptidase, giving the protein MQPLEFFKQSILTPSPSGYEEPIQKLIGQYLKPHSEEVSIDVHGNLTARVGTAGGPKLMLAGHCDQIGMLISHIDDQGFLYAQTIGGWDPQQLIGQSMTVWTDDGPVSAVISRKPIHLLSQAERGEVVKLEQMWLDIGAKDGDEAKSKVRIGDCVTLDLAYRELLGDLVSGPGMDNKTGMWTVIETARRCATSDDALQCELHSVATVQEEIGLRGAKTAAGRIQPDVAIAVDVTHASDCPTIDKQQQGDIKIGGGPVIYRGPNINAKVAKRLMQLADDNDIAYQPAALGRAAPNDSNVLQVSGSGVATGLVAIPNRYMHSAVETISLGDIEAIAKLLTLFAQSLTAECDFIPG; this is encoded by the coding sequence ATGCAACCGCTCGAATTTTTCAAGCAATCAATCCTGACTCCCAGTCCTTCGGGCTACGAAGAGCCAATCCAAAAACTGATCGGCCAGTACCTGAAACCGCACAGCGAAGAAGTCTCCATCGACGTGCACGGCAACTTGACCGCGCGAGTTGGCACAGCGGGTGGCCCCAAGTTGATGCTGGCCGGCCACTGCGACCAAATCGGAATGCTGATCTCGCACATCGACGACCAAGGTTTCTTGTACGCCCAAACCATCGGCGGCTGGGACCCACAGCAACTGATCGGCCAATCCATGACAGTGTGGACCGACGACGGGCCAGTCTCAGCGGTCATCAGCCGCAAGCCGATTCACCTTCTGTCCCAGGCAGAACGCGGCGAAGTCGTCAAGCTGGAACAAATGTGGCTGGACATCGGAGCCAAAGATGGTGACGAAGCCAAATCGAAAGTCCGCATCGGTGACTGCGTGACGCTGGACCTCGCCTACCGCGAATTGCTGGGCGACTTGGTCAGCGGTCCCGGCATGGACAACAAAACTGGAATGTGGACTGTCATCGAAACAGCTCGGCGTTGTGCGACTTCCGACGATGCTTTGCAGTGTGAACTGCACAGTGTCGCGACCGTGCAGGAAGAGATCGGGTTGCGTGGAGCCAAGACCGCGGCCGGGCGTATCCAACCGGACGTGGCCATCGCGGTCGACGTCACGCACGCATCGGATTGCCCAACGATCGACAAACAACAGCAAGGCGATATCAAGATCGGTGGCGGTCCTGTCATCTACCGCGGCCCAAACATCAACGCCAAAGTCGCGAAACGGCTGATGCAATTGGCCGATGACAATGACATCGCGTACCAGCCCGCTGCACTCGGCCGTGCCGCGCCGAACGATTCCAATGTGCTACAGGTTTCTGGTTCGGGCGTTGCCACCGGTTTGGTCGCCATCCCCAACCGCTACATGCACTCAGCGGTCGAAACGATCAGCCTGGGTGACATCGAAGCAATCGCGAAATTGCTGACGCTGTTCGCTCAATCGCTAACGGCAGAATGCGATTTCATTCCCGGTTGA
- a CDS encoding nucleoside monophosphate kinase: protein MNESNELTPNTFYIEVTGAGLPEVDGLFVPSTAPPAESESGTVSSLGYWNGKMAWDRADGKSARSPALSYSNTYRSWRICRLDGHLAYDITCEDELPPTDRPWHVYKKGVAPAPEVVIHHHDPRQPCPKPNVVFVLGGPGAGKGTMCELAESQLGWVHLSTGDLLRAEREANGPHAATIEEIIAAGNLVPSTIVVKLLQEAMEATTRRTGNRNFLLDGFPRSESNLEAWRDAFGGHAELPKMLFFECPYDVLEKRVLARAKYTGRQDDNLESLKSRFDTFKAETLPTVEYFRKLNRCVEVDTSLDRQTVYKLVCENLSEHTDCSLANKPLSERAEMLLGLRPFPN, encoded by the coding sequence ATGAATGAATCAAACGAGTTGACTCCCAATACGTTCTATATCGAGGTGACCGGTGCGGGATTGCCTGAAGTGGATGGGCTCTTTGTGCCCTCCACGGCGCCGCCGGCTGAGTCTGAGTCGGGGACCGTTTCCAGTCTTGGGTATTGGAATGGCAAGATGGCCTGGGATCGTGCGGACGGAAAATCTGCCAGAAGCCCGGCGCTGTCGTATTCCAATACGTATCGATCGTGGAGGATCTGTCGGCTGGATGGGCACCTCGCTTATGACATCACCTGTGAAGATGAATTGCCGCCAACGGACCGACCATGGCATGTGTACAAGAAGGGCGTCGCACCCGCTCCCGAGGTTGTGATCCATCATCATGACCCACGGCAGCCATGCCCAAAACCGAATGTCGTGTTCGTGCTCGGTGGTCCCGGCGCCGGCAAAGGGACGATGTGTGAATTGGCCGAGTCCCAACTTGGCTGGGTCCACTTGTCGACCGGCGATTTGCTGCGAGCCGAGCGGGAAGCCAATGGGCCTCATGCGGCGACCATTGAAGAGATCATCGCCGCGGGAAATTTGGTCCCCAGCACAATCGTTGTGAAGCTGCTCCAAGAAGCAATGGAAGCAACAACACGACGCACTGGCAACCGGAATTTCTTGCTGGACGGGTTCCCGCGATCGGAGTCCAACTTGGAAGCGTGGCGTGACGCGTTTGGCGGACACGCTGAACTGCCAAAGATGCTGTTCTTTGAGTGCCCGTATGACGTGCTCGAGAAACGAGTCTTGGCTCGAGCAAAATACACCGGCCGGCAAGACGACAATTTAGAAAGCTTGAAGTCGAGGTTCGATACCTTCAAAGCAGAAACGTTGCCGACCGTCGAATATTTTCGGAAGTTGAACCGGTGCGTTGAAGTGGACACGAGCTTGGACCGTCAGACGGTCTACAAGCTTGTTTGTGAGAATCTGTCCGAGCACACCGATTGCAGTCTGGCGAACAAACCGCTGTCCGAGAGAGCCGAAATGCTCCTTGGGTTGAGGCCATTCCCGAACTAG
- the alaS gene encoding alanine--tRNA ligase gives MKTDELREKYLAFFETKGCVRQPSDVLVPAWDPSVLFTPAGMNQFKDHFLGKVKLDFTRATTCQKCLRTGDIDNVGRTAFHHTFFEMLGNFSFGDYFKEEAIHWAWEFLTDKKWLGIPGERLTVTVYKDDDEAFGIWHEKIGLPTQRISRMEEDENFWPASAPSEGPDGVCGPCSEIYYQLEDGSDVEIWNLVFTQFNRVGTPPDNLHPLPSKNIDTGMGLERTASVLQGVPTNFHIDSLFPIVEAASEVCGVKYEYESDNGRRLRRITDHARASVFAVHENVYPGPKDARSVIRRLIRRAVLDGYQMNLREPFLYKLVEAVANASKAAYPELGQTTQRVSEAIESEEKAFFSTIDGGMKRIHRLFEEMNDESSVMVPGADAADLLTTYGVPPELVQTLAAEQNFTFDWSGFREAMDKHADESDGGQRVLFQTGPLETLKEALRETPFVGYDQTEASAVVKGIITGDGKGKGDDGQLLSHLDRPEDAILRLVLDHSPFYGESGGQVGDIGVIANDHFEFEVIDTQRHASLIVHHGRLVRGKISEGETCTATVDVENRTALARAHSATHILHHALHNHVGRHAEQQGSKVEPDRLRFDFTNPKAIDDETLVKIEQDVLSMVGSGDEIRWDTVSLADAREAGAMMLFGEKYPDPCRMVSMGTFSRELCGGTHLTNTNQVGSFEVVVEESVSTGTRRIEALTGGRAKEHREQTQALLNEVAGKLNCDASLASAATVALIEEVRRLKKELSSGKAADYPAEFVFDAKAANAEATDTDDYNAVRAAVRGLTRRLNVAITDVLGRLDSLLADRSKLVEQLKQVTAGGKISADDLIADGTKVGDTLLIVVETPGANPNIMRGWIDQIRKKSDAPTAVLLASAMNEKVMLVGGLSRDLVDRGLKAGDWVGAAAKVVGGSGGGRPDMAQAGGKDASKLPEALQQARETMTEKLG, from the coding sequence ATGAAAACTGACGAACTCCGCGAAAAATATCTGGCGTTCTTTGAGACCAAAGGTTGCGTCCGCCAACCCAGCGACGTGCTCGTTCCGGCTTGGGATCCTTCGGTTTTGTTCACCCCCGCGGGGATGAACCAGTTCAAAGACCACTTTCTCGGCAAGGTCAAACTGGACTTCACTCGTGCGACGACCTGTCAAAAGTGTTTGCGAACGGGTGACATCGACAATGTCGGCCGGACCGCGTTTCACCACACGTTCTTTGAAATGCTGGGCAATTTTTCGTTCGGCGACTACTTCAAGGAAGAAGCGATCCACTGGGCGTGGGAATTTTTGACCGACAAGAAGTGGTTGGGCATCCCCGGCGAGCGATTGACGGTCACGGTCTACAAGGATGACGACGAAGCGTTTGGGATTTGGCACGAAAAGATCGGATTGCCGACCCAACGCATTTCGCGAATGGAAGAAGACGAAAACTTTTGGCCGGCATCCGCTCCGAGCGAAGGGCCCGACGGAGTTTGCGGTCCCTGCAGCGAAATCTATTACCAACTCGAAGACGGCAGCGATGTCGAAATCTGGAACTTGGTGTTCACCCAGTTCAATCGTGTGGGAACGCCGCCGGACAACTTGCATCCGCTTCCCAGCAAGAACATCGACACCGGTATGGGGCTGGAGCGAACCGCCAGTGTCTTGCAAGGCGTGCCAACCAACTTCCACATCGACAGTCTGTTTCCGATTGTCGAAGCGGCGTCGGAAGTCTGCGGTGTGAAGTACGAATACGAGAGTGACAACGGGCGGCGACTTCGCCGGATCACTGACCACGCGCGAGCCAGCGTTTTCGCGGTTCATGAAAACGTGTACCCCGGACCCAAAGACGCTCGCTCGGTCATTCGCCGTTTGATTCGCCGCGCGGTGTTGGACGGGTACCAAATGAATTTGCGAGAGCCTTTCTTGTACAAGCTGGTCGAAGCTGTCGCGAATGCGTCCAAGGCTGCTTACCCAGAACTGGGCCAAACGACCCAACGCGTCAGCGAAGCGATTGAGTCTGAAGAGAAAGCATTCTTCTCGACCATCGATGGCGGGATGAAACGCATTCACCGTTTGTTCGAAGAGATGAACGACGAATCATCCGTGATGGTGCCCGGTGCCGACGCTGCGGATTTGTTGACGACCTATGGTGTTCCACCGGAATTGGTTCAAACGCTGGCCGCCGAGCAGAACTTCACGTTCGATTGGTCGGGCTTTCGCGAAGCGATGGACAAACACGCCGACGAAAGCGACGGCGGACAACGCGTTCTGTTCCAAACCGGACCTTTGGAAACGCTGAAAGAGGCTTTGCGTGAAACACCGTTTGTTGGCTATGACCAAACCGAAGCTTCGGCAGTCGTCAAAGGCATCATTACCGGCGATGGCAAAGGCAAGGGCGACGACGGGCAATTGCTCAGTCACCTCGATCGCCCCGAAGACGCGATCTTGCGATTGGTGCTGGACCACTCACCGTTCTATGGCGAATCGGGCGGCCAAGTTGGCGACATCGGTGTGATCGCAAACGATCACTTTGAATTTGAAGTCATCGACACGCAGCGACACGCTTCGTTGATTGTGCACCACGGACGATTGGTTCGCGGCAAGATCAGCGAAGGCGAAACTTGCACGGCAACGGTTGATGTCGAGAACCGCACCGCGCTCGCACGAGCCCACAGTGCGACTCACATTTTGCACCACGCACTGCACAACCATGTTGGTCGCCATGCGGAGCAACAGGGCAGCAAGGTTGAACCGGATCGCTTGCGTTTTGACTTCACTAACCCCAAGGCCATCGACGACGAGACGTTGGTGAAGATCGAACAAGATGTGCTGAGCATGGTTGGCAGCGGCGATGAAATTCGCTGGGACACCGTGTCGCTTGCCGATGCTCGAGAAGCGGGTGCGATGATGTTGTTTGGCGAAAAGTATCCCGACCCATGCCGGATGGTTTCGATGGGAACGTTCAGTCGCGAATTGTGCGGCGGGACTCACCTGACCAACACCAATCAGGTTGGCTCGTTCGAAGTCGTTGTCGAGGAAAGCGTTTCCACGGGAACACGCCGAATCGAAGCGCTGACGGGCGGCCGTGCTAAGGAACACCGCGAGCAAACACAAGCGTTGCTGAATGAGGTGGCGGGCAAATTGAACTGCGATGCTTCGCTGGCTTCCGCCGCCACGGTTGCGTTGATCGAAGAAGTTCGCCGGTTGAAGAAAGAGTTGTCGTCCGGCAAAGCGGCCGACTACCCCGCCGAGTTTGTCTTCGATGCCAAGGCAGCCAATGCCGAAGCGACTGACACAGATGACTACAACGCAGTGCGAGCGGCAGTTCGCGGTTTGACTCGCCGATTGAACGTTGCGATCACCGATGTGTTGGGCCGTTTGGATTCGTTGTTGGCGGATCGCTCGAAGTTGGTCGAACAGCTCAAACAAGTCACCGCGGGCGGCAAAATCTCCGCCGATGACTTGATCGCGGACGGAACCAAAGTCGGCGACACGTTGTTGATCGTCGTGGAAACACCAGGTGCCAATCCAAACATCATGCGTGGTTGGATCGATCAGATTCGCAAGAAGAGCGACGCCCCGACGGCCGTGTTGTTGGCTTCGGCGATGAACGAGAAAGTCATGTTGGTCGGTGGCCTGAGTCGCGATTTGGTCGATCGCGGATTGAAAGCAGGTGATTGGGTCGGTGCAGCGGCCAAGGTGGTCGGCGGCAGCGGTGGTGGACGTCCTGACATGGCTCAAGCCGGTGGCAAAGACGCCAGCAAATTGCCCGAAGCTCTCCAGCAAGCTCGCGAAACGATGACCGAGAAACTGGGTTAA
- a CDS encoding M24 family metallopeptidase: MTERIERLVQSIADSDQQMDAILICSEVNVRYLSGFTGDSTWLLVRPDGKATLLSDRRYETQIAEECPNLESAIRPPSQTLVALLAEYLGDLSLKTIGFEADHVQVSTLRKWQEQIETMEWVDTSGLVETLRSIKDADELATIRRAIAIAERSFLSVTNKLTPQMTELQIAHELEATMRSLGASGVAFDVIAGAEPSGALPHYHPRNIALADCRTLLIDWGARVDGYCSDLTRTLHKAEVRSTTADRFEAAYQAVLESQEAAISAIRDGVEAIEVDRAARQVLQKAGLGDAFKHGLGHGFGLQIHEDPRMGPMSTEVLREGMVITVEPGVYFEGEFGIRIEDDILVTADGFERLSTLPKGLDDCRLVV, encoded by the coding sequence ATGACAGAGCGTATTGAACGACTTGTGCAATCCATCGCCGATTCGGACCAGCAGATGGACGCGATTTTGATCTGCAGCGAAGTCAACGTGCGATATCTCAGCGGATTCACCGGCGACAGCACTTGGTTGCTGGTCCGTCCCGACGGCAAAGCAACGCTGCTGTCCGATCGCCGCTACGAAACCCAAATTGCCGAAGAATGCCCGAACCTGGAAAGTGCGATTCGGCCGCCCAGCCAGACTTTGGTCGCGTTGCTGGCGGAGTATCTGGGCGATTTGTCGCTGAAAACGATTGGCTTCGAGGCTGATCACGTGCAAGTTTCCACGCTTCGGAAGTGGCAGGAACAGATTGAAACGATGGAGTGGGTCGATACCAGCGGATTGGTCGAAACACTGCGTTCGATCAAAGACGCCGATGAGTTGGCCACGATTCGGCGTGCCATCGCGATTGCCGAGCGAAGCTTCCTCAGCGTCACCAACAAACTGACGCCGCAGATGACCGAACTGCAAATCGCTCACGAACTCGAAGCGACGATGCGAAGTCTGGGAGCGTCCGGAGTCGCCTTCGACGTGATCGCGGGGGCCGAACCCAGCGGTGCCCTGCCCCACTATCACCCTCGCAACATTGCCCTGGCAGATTGCCGAACGCTGCTCATCGATTGGGGGGCTCGCGTCGACGGATACTGCAGCGACTTGACCCGGACACTGCACAAAGCCGAAGTGAGATCAACGACCGCCGATCGATTTGAAGCCGCCTACCAAGCTGTTTTGGAATCACAAGAAGCTGCGATCTCCGCCATTCGCGACGGGGTGGAAGCCATCGAAGTGGACCGAGCGGCTCGCCAGGTTCTGCAAAAAGCGGGGCTGGGCGACGCTTTCAAACACGGGCTCGGACACGGGTTTGGATTGCAAATTCACGAGGATCCACGCATGGGCCCGATGTCGACCGAGGTTCTCCGCGAGGGGATGGTGATTACTGTAGAGCCAGGCGTGTATTTCGAGGGCGAATTTGGAATTCGCATTGAGGACGACATCCTCGTCACAGCGGATGGATTTGAGCGTCTGAGCACCCTTCCGAAGGGTCTCGATGATTGTCGTCTTGTTGTGTAA
- the accB gene encoding acetyl-CoA carboxylase biotin carboxyl carrier protein has translation MKSETPDDGDVFDIDRIRQIVELMEQHELNEVDLQQGDDRIKLTRGGTAPAMIPAPAAVAPVAAPAPAAAPAPAPAGGDAGGDTAGTITINSPMVGTFYSKANPESPPFVKVGDVVNDDTVICIVEAMKVFNEIPAECRGKIVEVLVSDQQAVDFGKPLFRVQVDG, from the coding sequence ATGAAATCGGAAACACCCGACGACGGGGATGTGTTTGACATCGATCGGATTCGCCAGATCGTCGAGTTGATGGAACAACACGAACTGAACGAAGTGGACCTGCAACAGGGCGACGATCGGATCAAACTGACTCGTGGTGGAACAGCTCCCGCCATGATTCCCGCGCCCGCCGCAGTGGCTCCCGTTGCAGCACCTGCGCCGGCCGCCGCTCCCGCTCCGGCCCCAGCTGGTGGCGACGCCGGCGGTGACACTGCCGGGACGATCACCATCAACTCGCCGATGGTTGGCACGTTCTATTCGAAAGCCAATCCTGAATCGCCGCCGTTTGTCAAAGTCGGTGACGTGGTCAACGACGACACCGTGATTTGCATCGTCGAGGCAATGAAGGTCTTCAACGAGATTCCTGCCGAATGCCGCGGGAAGATTGTCGAGGTGCTGGTCAGCGATCAACAAGCCGTCGATTTCGGTAAACCTTTGTTCCGCGTCCAGGTGGACGGCTGA
- the accC gene encoding acetyl-CoA carboxylase biotin carboxylase subunit, with protein sequence MFERILIANRGEIALRVIRACREMGIESVAVYSEADKDSMHVKLADHAYCVGTNRSADSYLKIDRIIATAEVAGVDAIHPGYGFLAENAQFNEQCRSSGFEFIGPSPTAMDKLGDKNTARSMAIAQNVPVVPGSDGLIADFDRAIDTAKEIGFPVLIKATAGGGGKGMRVAETEDVLKSQLEAARNEAIAAFGNGGVYLEKFIQQPRHIEVQVIADSHGNVCHLFERDCSVQRRHQKLVEEAPSPDLPQDRREAICDAAVRMIAGADYAGAGTVEFIVDKDYNFYFIEVNARIQVEHPVSEMITGVDLIQEQIRVAAGLPLSFRQEELTCTGHAIECRLNAEDPTKNFQPCPGQIKSMFVPGGMGVRFDSHVQTGYVVPPYYDSMIGKLIVHRPTREQAIATMLRALKELQVEGITTTVGFHNWILRNEAFVNGTVDTKFVDRNYEGQTS encoded by the coding sequence ATGTTTGAACGAATTTTGATCGCCAATCGAGGCGAGATTGCGCTGCGTGTGATTCGCGCCTGTCGCGAAATGGGTATCGAGTCGGTCGCCGTTTACAGCGAAGCCGACAAGGACTCCATGCACGTCAAGTTGGCGGACCACGCGTACTGCGTTGGCACCAACCGAAGCGCTGACAGCTACTTGAAAATTGATCGCATCATCGCCACGGCCGAAGTGGCCGGCGTCGACGCGATCCACCCCGGTTATGGCTTCTTGGCAGAGAACGCTCAGTTCAACGAGCAATGCCGCAGCAGCGGGTTCGAATTCATCGGCCCCTCGCCAACCGCGATGGACAAACTGGGCGACAAGAACACCGCTCGTTCGATGGCGATCGCGCAAAACGTCCCCGTCGTTCCCGGCAGTGATGGATTGATCGCGGACTTCGATCGAGCCATCGACACCGCGAAAGAAATCGGCTTTCCCGTGCTGATCAAAGCCACCGCCGGTGGTGGTGGCAAAGGCATGCGGGTCGCCGAGACCGAAGACGTTCTTAAGAGCCAACTCGAAGCGGCTCGCAACGAAGCCATCGCGGCATTCGGCAACGGTGGCGTGTACCTGGAAAAATTCATCCAGCAACCGCGTCACATCGAAGTCCAAGTCATCGCGGACTCGCACGGCAACGTGTGCCACCTGTTCGAACGTGACTGCAGCGTCCAACGGCGCCACCAAAAACTCGTCGAAGAAGCCCCCAGCCCCGACCTGCCGCAAGACCGCCGCGAAGCGATCTGCGATGCCGCCGTGCGAATGATCGCTGGTGCGGATTACGCTGGCGCGGGAACGGTCGAGTTCATTGTCGACAAGGACTACAACTTCTACTTCATCGAAGTCAACGCGCGGATCCAAGTCGAACACCCGGTTTCAGAAATGATCACCGGCGTGGACCTGATCCAAGAACAAATTCGCGTCGCCGCTGGTCTGCCGCTGTCGTTCCGTCAAGAAGAACTGACTTGCACCGGCCACGCGATCGAATGCCGGCTCAATGCGGAAGATCCAACGAAGAACTTCCAACCTTGCCCTGGGCAAATCAAATCGATGTTCGTGCCTGGCGGCATGGGCGTTCGATTCGATTCGCATGTGCAGACCGGTTACGTGGTGCCTCCGTATTACGATTCGATGATCGGCAAACTGATCGTCCATCGCCCGACGCGGGAACAAGCCATCGCGACGATGCTTCGTGCTTTGAAGGAACT